AGTGAAAAACGGAATCATCTTTTATTGTCAAAGAAAGCAGATGGATATTGAAGGACTTGGTGATAAGCAGATAGAATTCTTATACGATCACGGTTATATCGGATCCATCGCTGACTTGTATGACTTGAAGGATCAGAAAGAGAAATTGATGGAGGAAGAAGGTTTCGGAGAGAAGAGTCTCGCTATTATTTTCAACGGGATTGAACACTCCAAACAAAAGGATTTTCGTTTTTTACTTCCTTCTATCGGGCTTCCCGAACTCGGCCACAAAGTAACGGAGTTATTGATCGAGCACGGAATTGATTCTATGGATGAGATTCTTTCCATAGCCAAGGATAAAAAAAGAATCGAATCTCTTTTGGAAATTCCAGGCATCGGACCTTCCACGATTCGAGCGTTTGAGGAGAGTTTTTCCGACAAACGGATCTTAAAACTGATTGATCGTCTTAAAAATGCTGGACTTAAGTTAAAAGCAGATCCAATAAAAGTCGCTGATCAACAACCGTTTGCAGGACAGTCTTGGTGTGTTACGGGCTCTTTCGAAAATTTTCAACCTAGAGACAAAGCAATGGACTTGGTTGTTTATTATGGAGGAAGAAAAGTCAGCGCCGTAAGTTCCAAAACAACTCATCTTTTGGCTGGCCCGGGTGCTGGATCTAAGTTAGAAAAAGCGAATGAACTCGGAATTGCGGTCTACGATGAGAAACAATTTGTAGATTTGTTGAAATCTTTGAAAATTGACTTTAAGAATCCGATTTAAAATTTTCTAAATAGAATTTATTGGATGCAAAAACAGATTTTTTCATTACTCGTCTCTACGTAATAGAGTGTCTAAAACTCTGCATTTAAACGTGGGATTTGTGCTTAAATTAACGGTACTCGATTTTATAAGGATCATTAATACGGTTGCTATTTTTTCCTCGACACGTTCCAAATTCAAACCGAAACGCCTTTTTCCTCAATCAAAACGAAGCCAAGAATAACGAAATCGGAACCGTTTATTCTTCAACTACGGTAAGTATGAATTAGGGTTCCTTTACGAAGGTACCTTATTTGTTGGCTTTTGTAAAAATGAAAGGATGGAAATGTAATGGTTAATGTATTCGACTTCCAAGGAAACTTTTAAAAACGGATCATATGTTGCAATTCGATTCTTCGGAATTAAAAATCGTAAATGAAAACGGTTTTTTGAAAGGAATTTTAATTTGGCCTGAAAGAAATTTCCAAAATGATAAGTCAGACATTTCCCAAGACTCTGCAAAATTCAGGATTGGATCGATTTATGCATATAAAGGCTGAGAATATTCAAACGGGTCAGGTTCGAATTTTTAACGGTTCCGATTTGATTTTAATCCCTGATTCTTCCAATGAAAAAGAAGGAACTATGTTTCTTCAGGGAAGAAAGGTTGAAAACTGTCTAAATCTCAGAAAATATTCCACCTTCTTTGTAGTTTCTGATTTTGTCTCTAAAACAGGATTTCCCGATACGATTAAATTGCAAGAAGTCGGACCGGACGGATCCGTTTTTGAAATTTCCGAAAGTAAAATCGATTGTTACCGAGTGATGGGAATATTTTTGGAATAAGAATCACTTTCTGCTGGATTCGAACTCATACAAAAATAGAATCCGTAATGAAGTATTTTTCCTAGGGGAATTCAATCATGGTCCAGAAGAAAAAGACCAAAGTTCAGAAAGCGGCTCCTAAAAAAAATAAAGGTTCCGCAAGTTCTTCGATAAAAAAGAATGATATCCGACTTTCGGATATGTTGGATCTTGCGGCGGAAGAATTCGTAAAAACAATCGAAATTATGGCTAAATTGACTTCTGGAAATCGTGTGAAACTCAAGAATTCCATCAAAGTCGCTGCAAAAGACGCTTTAAAAGGCTAATAATACGACTTTCTTTAAATCGTTGTTTTTTAATTCAGTCAATTTTTTTCCAAAAAGCTAAAACGTTTCATAAAGACTTTGGTAAAAAAATTTCCAAAATGATTCGATTTTTTGTGAGAATTGTAGTCAACTGTAAGTATGGAAAATTTATTTCTGATCACTATACTATCCTTAATTTTGTTTGAGCAGTATAAAGCCAGAGTTTCTCGGGAAAGAGTTCCGATTCGCGCTTTGAAACAGTATGTCCATCGTTAGTTTTTGAATTATTTCGAAGCCGGGAAAGTAGTTAACGTTGCTGCGCTCTCGGCTTTTTGTTTTTTCACATCCTTTTTCCCACCTCCTTACGTTGATTTCATTTTTTAGAGAGTTGAAACATTCTTATTCCAATAGAACTTTGTCTAAAGACAGAGAAAAGTATGTACAAAAAACCAATGACTCCTACTCGAGCTATCGAGACTTTTATTCTTTGCCAAAAAAAACACGAACCTATTTCGGAAGAAGTGATTTTAGTTTTAGATTCTTTTGAATCTTGGAACGAGATTGAACTTATCGGTCTTCTTAACGCTTCTTTTTATTTTCCGGATATCTTAAACGAATATAGATCTGAACAAGCAATTCGGTTACTTCTCGAAAAATTTAGGCAAAAGATTGTGGAAATTCCCATTCAATGACTCATTTTACAGAACCTAAGGTAATTTATCAAGAAGCTAACCCGTACGGAACATTTACCGCGTATTTAGAGGATGACGGAAGAACCGTTTATCTTTATCTTCAAGGAGAACAGAATCCGGAATTCGGAATCAAATCCGTGTGGGTTTGTAATCGAGTGGAAGCTCCCGATAAAAGAAGTGCGGAAGATCTTTCGAATGGCTTAGCGCCTCTTCTTCTTCATTCTGAAGTAAACGAGCCGAAGCCTCAGCCCGCTTTCGAGGAAAAGGAACTTTATTTTATCTGGACGGAAGAAGGAGATGGGGTCGCTCTTTTTTACAAAGAAGTCTTGGTTGCGTTTCTTCCTTCTTGGTCGGGCATCAAAGGTTTCCATGGGTACTCGTTTCATGCGAAGATAGAAGCTCTTACGGCGTATCCTTTGGGCAACTCTGATTTTGGAATTATTCCCGATCGAGTGCGAGCGTCTCGAAGCTTTTGGGAAGCACGTTCCAAACAAGGAGCCTGGAAGGAAATTCAGGAGAAGCGGCTTTCATTTTTAGAATCCAAATTCGGCAAACATGATAAGTATTGGTCTGCGGACGGGGGAAAGTATCCGCAACTCGGAATTGCCCGTTTTCAATCGGAAAAGTTTCCCGAGATTCTAATCTATTCTACGATCGGAATGAGCGCGCAAAACATGCCTACGGTCGAACTCTTTCATAAAAATTATGAGGACTATGCAAGAATCGAGCTGATTCTCGCCGTTAAAATCGGTTTGGAAGGATTAGAAAGATCCGAATCTTGGGTTCCTCATTTAATCGGCGAATTGATTCGTTTTCCTTGGAATATGGCAAAGTGGTTCGGTCATGGGCATACAATTACTATGTCGAGAAAGGATCCTGAAGCTCTTTATTTGAATTTTACTTCCGTTCTCTTTCGAGATTTCGAAAGTTTTTCTTTATTGAATGTGCCAGATCTTTCGGGATTCATCTCTGAAAATGGAAAACAAGTTCGATTTTTAACCTTATTACCTGTATCTGAAGAAGAAAAAGAATACGCGCAAAAAGGCGGAATTCAATCTTTTAACCGAATGTGGGACGAAAAAGGATTTTCTTGGTATCATAACTCGGAAAGACAAACTCTTATATAAAAGCCTTTTCGTCTCGTTTCGATGAGACTAAGATGAAATGGAACCTTGCCGCTTGACATTCTTGATAGAGTGAAAGAATCTCTTTATGAAATTGATCGGCGACCATTACTCGTCTCTACATAACAGT
The nucleotide sequence above comes from Leptospira weilii. Encoded proteins:
- a CDS encoding suppressor of fused domain protein; this translates as MTHFTEPKVIYQEANPYGTFTAYLEDDGRTVYLYLQGEQNPEFGIKSVWVCNRVEAPDKRSAEDLSNGLAPLLLHSEVNEPKPQPAFEEKELYFIWTEEGDGVALFYKEVLVAFLPSWSGIKGFHGYSFHAKIEALTAYPLGNSDFGIIPDRVRASRSFWEARSKQGAWKEIQEKRLSFLESKFGKHDKYWSADGGKYPQLGIARFQSEKFPEILIYSTIGMSAQNMPTVELFHKNYEDYARIELILAVKIGLEGLERSESWVPHLIGELIRFPWNMAKWFGHGHTITMSRKDPEALYLNFTSVLFRDFESFSLLNVPDLSGFISENGKQVRFLTLLPVSEEEKEYAQKGGIQSFNRMWDEKGFSWYHNSERQTLI